The nucleotide window ATGTTTCGTTGGTGATCTCCTTCGGCTCCAAACAAGTGCTGCGGATGCTCAGCCGCTGCGGAGCCTTGGATGATCTGATCGCCGCAGGTGCGCGTCTGTTGGAAGCAACATGCGGGCCGTGCATCGGGATGGGGCAAAGTCCTAAGACGGAGGGTGTATCGCTGCGCACTTTCAATCGAAACTTCTATGGCCGCAGCGGCACGATGAGCGCGGGGATTTATCTGGTTTCGCCGGCAACGGCCGCCGCCAGTGCCATCGCCGGGGTTGTCTGCAGCGCTGAAATGATCGATTATGTCAAGCCTGAGATGCCTGAGGCGTATCTGATTGATGATTCAATGCTTTTAAAACCGAGCTGTGATCCGCAGCGGGAAATTTTGCGCGGTCCCAATATCAAGCCGTATCCGGCGAAGGAGCCGTTGGCCGAAAGCATCAAAAAACCGGTGATGATCAAAGTCGGCGACAACATTACAACCGACCACATCATGCCGGCTGGGGCCAAAATTCTGCCGTATCGAAGCAACATTGAGAAGATCAGTGAGTTCTGTTACAGTCAGATCGATCCTGAATTTCATGACCGGTGTCTGAAGTATGGCGGAGGCTGGATCCTTGCCGGGGAGAATTACGGCCAGGGCAGTTCGCGCGAACATGCCGCGTTAGCGCCGATGTATTTGAAAATTCAGGCGGTCATCGCCAAAAGCTATGCCCGGATTCACCGGCAGAATTTGATCAATGCCGGTATTCTGCCGCTGGTTTTTGAAGATCCGAAAGATTATGAACGAATTGAAGCGATGGACAGGCTGGAAGTCAACTGTAAAGCACTGGCGGAAGATCAGCCATTAACGATTACGGATGCGACCCAGGGCTTTGCCTTCAACGTCGATCATCATTGTACAGCCCGTGAAATTGAGATTCTTAAAGCCGGCGGACTGCTGAATCGAATCCGAAAACAAAATCAAAGACAAGGCTAAACAGAAAGCTGACCACCGTCAGCTTTTCTTCTTCTCATTCGTTGCTTATTAACAGAAAAACAAAATTGAACTTCCCGCAAAGAAAGCGTATAATCAGACGAGTTCAGAGAATGGGGGAAGGCAATGTTTACCAATCAAAAATTAAAACAACTGATCATTCCGTTAGTGATTGAACAAATCCTGGCGGTATTGGTCGGCATGGCGGACATCATGATGGTCAGCAGTGTTTCAGAAGCTGCCGTATCCGGTGTTTCGCTGGTCGATTCAATCAGTATTCTGATCATCAATATTTTTGCGGCGCTGGCGACCGGCGGAGCCGTAGTTGCAGCGCAGTATCTTGGCCGTCAACAGGAGGAGCAGGCATGCTTTTCAGCCAAGCAGTTAATCTTATGCACCACGGTGATTTCGGCAGTGATTATGGTGGCCTTTCTGCTTTTTGGTCAGCCGCTGATTTCTTTGATCTTCGGCAAGGTGGAACCGGAGGTGCTCTCCAGCG belongs to Holdemania massiliensis and includes:
- a CDS encoding aconitate hydratase, encoding MKTLAEKILAAHRVSGELKAGMPIEIKIDQTLTQDATGTMAYLQFEAMGCEQVKTECSLSYVDHNTLQNGFENADDHEYLRTVADRYGIIFSRPGNGICHQVHLERFDKPGKTLLGSDSHTPTAGAMGMIAIGAGGLDVACAMAGMPFALTMPKIVNIRLKNRLPHGVGAKDIILKVLSLLSVKGGVGKIFEYTGDGILDLSVPERSTICNMGAELGATTSLFPSDENTHEFLIKQGRGEDFIELKADPDAVYDEILEIDCAALKPLVACPHSPDLVKPVEELAGLKVNQVAIGSCTNSSLTDLLEVARILKGKTVHPDVSLVISFGSKQVLRMLSRCGALDDLIAAGARLLEATCGPCIGMGQSPKTEGVSLRTFNRNFYGRSGTMSAGIYLVSPATAAASAIAGVVCSAEMIDYVKPEMPEAYLIDDSMLLKPSCDPQREILRGPNIKPYPAKEPLAESIKKPVMIKVGDNITTDHIMPAGAKILPYRSNIEKISEFCYSQIDPEFHDRCLKYGGGWILAGENYGQGSSREHAALAPMYLKIQAVIAKSYARIHRQNLINAGILPLVFEDPKDYERIEAMDRLEVNCKALAEDQPLTITDATQGFAFNVDHHCTAREIEILKAGGLLNRIRKQNQRQG